The following are encoded in a window of Oncorhynchus masou masou isolate Uvic2021 chromosome 17, UVic_Omas_1.1, whole genome shotgun sequence genomic DNA:
- the LOC135558872 gene encoding alanine aminotransferase 2-like isoform X1, which produces MSASRIGQMLSSKSLRVITRGNYRFFGNGAQYPAGHLTPCVRSVMIPSPLSPFSSQSRALSGVSGPPRGLVQEKMTENAVFSQNKVLTIDTMNPNVKKVEYAVRGPIVQRAVQIEKELREGVKKPFTEVIKANIGDAHAMGQQPITFFRQVLALCSYPELLKDNMFPEDAKSRARRILQACGGSSLGAYSASQGIDCVRQDVACYIERRDGGVPCDPDNVYLTSGASDGIVTMLKLLVCGEGASKTGVMISIPQYPLYSAALAELGAVQVNYYLNEEKCWSMDISELERSLAEARKHCNPKVLCIINPGNPTGQVQSRQCIEDVIRFAAKEHLFLMADEVYQDNVYTEGCQFHSFKKVLFELGPQYSNTVELVSFHSTSKCYMGECGFRGGYMEVINMDPEVKAQLIKLVSVRLCPAVPGQALMDLVVNSPQPGEPSYTTFMKERTATLSLLAEKAKLTEDILNTVPGITCNPVQGAMYSFPNISLPQKAIKEAKALGQAPDMLYCMKMLEETGICLVPGSGFGQKDGTYHFRMTILPPTDKLKILLAKVKEFHQKFTQQYS; this is translated from the exons ATGTCTGCTTCGCGCATAGGGCAAATGTTGTCATCCAAAAGTTTACGCGTTATAACCAGAGGAAATTACCGTTTTTTCGGCAATGGGGCACAATACCCCGCGGGACACCTCACCCCTTGTGTCCGCTCAGTGATGATCCCCTCTCCGCTGTCACCTTTCTCTTCTCAGAGTAGAGCACTTTCTGGTGTCAGTGGACCGCCGCGTGGACTTGTCCAAGAGAAAATGACCGAGAATGCAGTGTTCTCCCAGAACAAGGTTTTGACCATCGACACCATGAACCCCAATGTGAAGAAGGTGGAGTATGCCGTGCGCGGACCCATTGTGCAGCGCGCCGTGCAGATCGAGAAGGAGCTGAGAGAG GGAGTGAAGAAGCCCTTCACTGAGGTCATCAAGGCCAATATCGGTGATGCCCATGCCATGGGCCAGCAGCCAATCACCTTCTTCCGCCAG GTCTTGGCACTCTGCTCCTACCCGGAACTCTTGAAGGACAATATGTTTCCAGAGGATGCCAAAAGCAGAGCACGCCGCATTCTGCAGGCTTGTGGGGGGAGTAGTTTGG gtgcGTACAGTGCCAGTCAGGGTATAGACTGTGTGCGGCAGGACGTAGCTTGCTACATTGAGCGTCGGGACGGGGGCGTGCCCTGTGACCCAGACAACGTCTACCTCACCAGCGGCGCCAGCGACGGCATCGTG actATGCTGAAGCTGTTGGTGTGTGGTGAGGGTGCGTCGAAGACGGGGGTGATGATCTCCATCCCTCAGTACCCTCTGTACTCGGCTGCTCTGGCTGAGCTGGGTGCTGTGCAGGTCAACTACTACCTGAACGAGGAGAAGTGCTGGAGCATGGACATCAGTGAGCTGGAGCGCTCCCTAGCGGAGGCCAGGAAGCACTGCAACCCCAAAGTCCTCTGCATCATCAACCCTGGAAACCCCACTG GTCAGGTCCAGAGTAGACAGTGCATTGAGGATGTGATCCGATTCGCTGCTAAGGAGCATCTCTTCCTGATGGCTGATGAG gTGTACCAGGATAATGTGTATACGGAGGGTTGTCAGTTCCATTCCTTTAAGAAGGTGCTGTTTGAGTTGGGACCACAGTACTCGAACACTGTAGAACTGGTGTCTTTCCACTCCACCTCCAAGTGCTACATGGGAGA GTGTGGTTTCCGTGGGGGTTACATGGAGGTGATCAACATGGACCCAGAGGTGAAAGCCCAGCTCATTAAGCTGGTGTCGGTCAGACTGTGTCCCGCCGTCCCTGGTCAGGCTTTAATGGACCTGGTGGTCAACTCCCCACAGCCAGGAGAACCTTCCTACACCACCTTCATGAAG GAGCGAACAGCAACCCTCAGTCTGCTGGCAGAGAAGGCCAAGTTGACAGAGGACATTTTGAACACTGTACCTGGGATCACCTGTAACCCTGTCCAGGGAGCCATGTACTCGTTCCCCAACATCAGCCTGCCTCAGAAAGCCATCAAAGAGGCGAAG gCTCTGGGCCAGGCACCGGACATGTTGTACTGTatgaagatgttggaggagacTGGCATCTGTCTGGTGCCGGGAAGTGGCTTTGGACAGAAAGACGGGACCTACCACTTCAG GATGACCATTCTGCCGCCCACAGACAAGCTGAAGATCTTACTGGCTAAAGTGAAGGAGTTCCACCAGAAATTCACTCAGCAGTACTCTTAA
- the LOC135558872 gene encoding alanine aminotransferase 2-like isoform X2, producing MTENAVFSQNKVLTIDTMNPNVKKVEYAVRGPIVQRAVQIEKELREGVKKPFTEVIKANIGDAHAMGQQPITFFRQVLALCSYPELLKDNMFPEDAKSRARRILQACGGSSLGAYSASQGIDCVRQDVACYIERRDGGVPCDPDNVYLTSGASDGIVTMLKLLVCGEGASKTGVMISIPQYPLYSAALAELGAVQVNYYLNEEKCWSMDISELERSLAEARKHCNPKVLCIINPGNPTGQVQSRQCIEDVIRFAAKEHLFLMADEVYQDNVYTEGCQFHSFKKVLFELGPQYSNTVELVSFHSTSKCYMGECGFRGGYMEVINMDPEVKAQLIKLVSVRLCPAVPGQALMDLVVNSPQPGEPSYTTFMKERTATLSLLAEKAKLTEDILNTVPGITCNPVQGAMYSFPNISLPQKAIKEAKALGQAPDMLYCMKMLEETGICLVPGSGFGQKDGTYHFRMTILPPTDKLKILLAKVKEFHQKFTQQYS from the exons ATGACCGAGAATGCAGTGTTCTCCCAGAACAAGGTTTTGACCATCGACACCATGAACCCCAATGTGAAGAAGGTGGAGTATGCCGTGCGCGGACCCATTGTGCAGCGCGCCGTGCAGATCGAGAAGGAGCTGAGAGAG GGAGTGAAGAAGCCCTTCACTGAGGTCATCAAGGCCAATATCGGTGATGCCCATGCCATGGGCCAGCAGCCAATCACCTTCTTCCGCCAG GTCTTGGCACTCTGCTCCTACCCGGAACTCTTGAAGGACAATATGTTTCCAGAGGATGCCAAAAGCAGAGCACGCCGCATTCTGCAGGCTTGTGGGGGGAGTAGTTTGG gtgcGTACAGTGCCAGTCAGGGTATAGACTGTGTGCGGCAGGACGTAGCTTGCTACATTGAGCGTCGGGACGGGGGCGTGCCCTGTGACCCAGACAACGTCTACCTCACCAGCGGCGCCAGCGACGGCATCGTG actATGCTGAAGCTGTTGGTGTGTGGTGAGGGTGCGTCGAAGACGGGGGTGATGATCTCCATCCCTCAGTACCCTCTGTACTCGGCTGCTCTGGCTGAGCTGGGTGCTGTGCAGGTCAACTACTACCTGAACGAGGAGAAGTGCTGGAGCATGGACATCAGTGAGCTGGAGCGCTCCCTAGCGGAGGCCAGGAAGCACTGCAACCCCAAAGTCCTCTGCATCATCAACCCTGGAAACCCCACTG GTCAGGTCCAGAGTAGACAGTGCATTGAGGATGTGATCCGATTCGCTGCTAAGGAGCATCTCTTCCTGATGGCTGATGAG gTGTACCAGGATAATGTGTATACGGAGGGTTGTCAGTTCCATTCCTTTAAGAAGGTGCTGTTTGAGTTGGGACCACAGTACTCGAACACTGTAGAACTGGTGTCTTTCCACTCCACCTCCAAGTGCTACATGGGAGA GTGTGGTTTCCGTGGGGGTTACATGGAGGTGATCAACATGGACCCAGAGGTGAAAGCCCAGCTCATTAAGCTGGTGTCGGTCAGACTGTGTCCCGCCGTCCCTGGTCAGGCTTTAATGGACCTGGTGGTCAACTCCCCACAGCCAGGAGAACCTTCCTACACCACCTTCATGAAG GAGCGAACAGCAACCCTCAGTCTGCTGGCAGAGAAGGCCAAGTTGACAGAGGACATTTTGAACACTGTACCTGGGATCACCTGTAACCCTGTCCAGGGAGCCATGTACTCGTTCCCCAACATCAGCCTGCCTCAGAAAGCCATCAAAGAGGCGAAG gCTCTGGGCCAGGCACCGGACATGTTGTACTGTatgaagatgttggaggagacTGGCATCTGTCTGGTGCCGGGAAGTGGCTTTGGACAGAAAGACGGGACCTACCACTTCAG GATGACCATTCTGCCGCCCACAGACAAGCTGAAGATCTTACTGGCTAAAGTGAAGGAGTTCCACCAGAAATTCACTCAGCAGTACTCTTAA